CCTGTTTTCCCGGTTAAGTCAGCATTAGTCAGTCGCTTTCCAAACGCATAATTCCGGCAGCACCTAAAGGCAACTTAAAATCTTTCAAGAAAGAAATAAGGTTTTTAAAAAGAGCTCACCACAAAGAGTTTGCCTCAACTGACTGGATTTCATTTCAAGGCGGTCGTGAAGAGGACTGAACTCAGACTGTCACGAGAATCGCACACTTGAAACCAAATGACATTATTTCTAAATATAAAGTCTAATTGAGTAGAAATGACTCCGGCCCAGCCTCCGGTGACGCGGTCCACCTATCGAGCGGCGCATGCGCACAGGCTCAGTTTCACCACAGCACCACCGGGAGCAGCAGCCGGGGAAACTGGAGCTTGTCGCGTTTGTTTCACCCAAGATAAACTTTTCCCCACGATGTCGGGTTTTGACAGCAACCCCTTCGCCGACCCAGTGGACGTAAATCCGTTTCAGGTGAGACTGCcgtgttgttttctgtgtgcgAGGCCAGTTTTTGGAGGCTTTTTCGTGTAAAGTGTAGACTGAAAAGAGATACGCTGCAACACAAAACCTGTTTGGTCGGTTGCTGGGTTTGGCCTCAGCATTTCCTGGGTAAGAATCGTCTCTGTTATGAAATATAACATGTTGTGGTCCAGTTAGGCTGTTGATAAAGATAACCTGTCTATGAGACCTTGTATATACGCTGCACGTAGGGCTGTTAACTTACCTGCGCAGGTAAGCAGAGCCACGAACAGGTGTCTGCTGAGACATGGCAATCGACTGTGACTCCCCGTCAACGCACCACTGATGGAAAGAGGCAGATTTTACGGGATTTAATGGCGCACTTTGCAGTCTTACAGGATCATTGttaggttgtgtgtgtttgacttttaGTCTAATTGTCGCGTCGCAGTGTTTTCAGATCTAATAGCTCCAGGAAGTGTTGGTTAAAGGTAAATGTAGGCTAATGGCACATTCGCTTGAAGAAAAAGCATGACAACACCTGAGAAATTGTGTTTCAACTGAGACAAATGCGGTCCAGGGCCAAGAGACTATTAATAGTTAACGTGGTGTGTCTTCCTGGACTGGTTGGGACACTCTGGGACGCGGCCTACTCATTCATAACACCAAATAAAACGTGAAGGGCCGAGGCTCCTCACTAATTCAGTGCAGTGGTGGattaagtgtttctgtttcttgaGCTAAATCATCTTTTTGAGGATAGCGGGATTAGCTGGAAAATGCAttgtcacaaagacaaaacaaaacagtttttctgaattcatgaaaagttgactttttatGTTGTTCTCACGTGAAACATATGATCTTTAAGAACACACTGCTGTAGATTAACCCACCCAGCagtatttaaatttaatttagccCAACCTTAAACATCTACCACACTGAAATCCACTTAAACACTCACAAGGACTGtttttctgcataatgagtataAGACATATATACTTTTACCTGTGGGGGAGTGTATTCACAGTGTGGCCTTGCTACTTTTACataagtaaaggatctgaatgcTTCCTCCGTCAGTGGATACTTCAAAACACCAAACTGtattccatttgtttttcaggatgCCTCAATCGCACAAGCCACCGCTGGGGTCGCGGAAAACGTGGGGGAGTTCAACCCGTTCTCTGTAAGCGAAATGGTTagctcctctctttctgtccaccACTGCTGATGCTGTGTGTAGTTGTGCCATCACTGAGAGCTCAGTCAGTCATTAAAAGTGCATCACTGGTTCATCCGTTTCACAGGGAAACAGCTCTGGCAAGACCATCCCCAtttctgctgcctcctctcAACCCGCCATCCTGCAGACCTCCGTGGAGCAGAGCCCACAGGTGAGTCACGTTTAGAAATAAGGAAAATTGAATAAGCTGTTGGGAAatcacatttcagtcatttcacaCATCAGTGGAGATTAACTAACCAGAGTGCATCTGTGTCTTCGGGAACTGGCGGTGGCTTTGAAGGTCCAGAATAACAGGACGATGATAATAAACCAGCGTTTTGACTCGGTGATTGGACTGTGGTAGCAGAAAGTAGACATGTAACAttacaaatataatacatataaattaaacatatttaaattagATCTGATAAAGACTCATTGATTTTGGTTTATTCCACCCCAGTAATTGCAGCTAAAATAAGtatatttttgcccatttcaCTCTCAGAAAAATCTAATTTGCAGTGCTCTTTGGTGCAGTATCTTGTCACTTATTGGGCAACATATTTGGCTATATTAGTATATCAGCCATAACATAAAACTGGGCTATTGCATGGCCTGATTTTAATATCGGCAGATCAGTTGGGCTACAGTAGTGAGTCCGAATCAGCTTCTTCAACTTCAATCAACTTCCAGAAAATAAGAAACGAGTATCACAAAATTCAAgaatttcaaatgtaaaattccagaataaaaatatgtgaaatatgtatCTGCTTTAAAATCAAATAGATAAATTGTAGTCGGTAGTTATGATGCGTATCTTGGCGTTTGGTGTTTTTGATGAATGTCCCATCGCAGGGCTGCAGTTGAGTCGTAGTGACAATATTAAACTCAGTGTTCAGAGTGCATCTCTTCCATCACCCGCCAGGCAGCCGCAGCTGCTGGCCAGGCCAACCTGAtcaaacagcaggaggagctggagaggaaagCAGCTGAGCTGGAGCGCAAGGAGCAGGAGTTACAGAACCGGACCGCCGGCACAGGGTCCAGCACTGGTGGTGGGTTGCTGTAAACTCATGTGTGAGCGACAGGAGCTGACGGACAGCTCGCAGCGTTAATCCAAATgtgaatttttctgtttgtcagctAAAGAGAACAACTGGCCTCCTCTCCCCAAGTTCCTGCCTGTGAAGCCCTGCTTCTATCAGGACTTTGAGGAGGAAATCCCAGAGGACTACCGCAGGATCTGCAAGAGAATGTATTACCTCTGGATGTGTACGTACCCCTGAATGAAGTTTTTCATCATGGAAGCACCACTGATCCAGATAGTATTATCGGCATCTGACGGTTTTGTATGTTAACGTATGTCTCTCATTTTAAGTAGTACTAAGGAGTATTTAGTACTCGTTTTAAGAGTAGTAAAAAATGTGTAGTAATCCTccacatttttgattttacttttactttttacttttttttcaacAACTTTGCTCTACGATATTGATTAATTAAGATCTGACAACCCTGAGAGCTTATTAAATCACCTAAAATATTCAATATCACTGTTACATAAATACTAAACATATTGTTGTTCCATTACGTGATGGTGATATTTTAACAACCGTGTGTCTCTGCAGTCCACAGTGCCACTCTCTTCCTCAACGTGCTGGCCTGCCTGGCTTACTTCACGGCAGACACTCAGAACGGCGTTGACTTTGGTTTGTCTATCCTCTGGTTTGTCCTCTTTACCCCTGTGTCCTTCATCTGTTGGTACAGGCCCGTCTACAAGGCCTTCAGGTACGCTGGTTTGGCAGCCTTGTGCTTACGGTGATGTATACCTCCATCTGCACTAGTTTATGTTTCTGTTCAGAACGGGCCGGTTGCTTGACTTCTGGTATTGCTGCTCGCGGGTAACTTGAACTGGTCATCCAGACTGAGTCACACTCGACATTGACTGCACGGGGTTAGCAAAACGCGTTAAAACTCAGCGCCTCGTTCAATATGACCAGCTCCGGAgatcatctctctctccatgaCTGTGTATAAGATAATGTGGGGACTCATCTCATGATTAGATTTGATTAAGCTACTagggtttggttttgttttgatttatttttttactacGCTCTCAATGCAACAAATACCACTACGTTTATCGGTTGGCTCCCTACGCCGgtgctcctgctgcttctccacaGTGAGCTCACCATTTAAAGATATTCTTCTGTGACTGTTCTTCTCCGACTATTACACTCTCgtcttgtctctttgtgtgtgtgagctcactGGGTCGATAAAGTTTCTGTCCCGTGTCAAGCGGTGACGCTGCACCCTCTTGGGTTCCCAGCAGTGCACCCGTGTGGCATGAGACGGATCAGATGAACAGATATTTAGAGGACTGGATGTAACGGTTTTATCATGCAAGCAGTGGAATTGGGGGCACATGAAGATGAGTTAGTTAGCTGTGTTAGCTTGTTTTTTGCCTTAATAAAACTTTGTGAACGCCTTCATCCTCCAACTCAGCCTGAGGGCTTAGAGGAAGTACTTGGAAGCTGCTCTGTACTCAGCAGCTTCCATTACTAATATTAGAAAATGTTAATATCTGATTTTTCTTGCTTACTGttcctgttttaatttcttttctttttttttcactgaaaaattgTATTTTCCCCATGACTTGTTTTCTTAACCTAAGAAAAGAGCCCAGATACAAGGATCAAAAATACTCTGAATAAATTAATATTGTAATATCTGCAAAATTAagtttctttaaatgttttaaaaactgctgttttgtgtctttggtcTGAAAGATACCTCaggttttgtgtcttttcagttAAGTTTAACATCTATATCTAATAGTCTGGCAGAAAACAAACTCCTTAGATGCTAAATATCATAATAAATGCcctttgtgttgtcttttttttccctctctagGTCCGACAgctccttcagcttcttcttcttctttttcgtCTTTTTCTTCCAAGTGGCGGTGTACATCATCCAGACTGTAGGGATCCCCAAGTGGGGAAACAGGTTGGTGGCAACCTTTTTAATAATCTCCTGCATGTTGGGTGAAGGCGTGAATGTGTGGTGTAGACGCATGAGACGGCTGTTCACTGTTAGCAACGCCTTTCAGTTTTCATTGGTAACAGTGAGTCTCTGCTTGGAGTAGATTGGTGCTAAGATTTGGCTCAGTCTTCATTCACATCTATGTGTTTCTATGTGTATTCCTGCCCCGTTTCTCCTCTCTTGCATCTCTTCGACAGATTCCTGCTGCCCTAACTTGTCTGGGTTGCTGCGTTGTAAGTGTGGGACTTTTCATTTTGGGATTCTTTTCTGCATCACGTCATGTATTTCAGTTTCCCCATCATTCACTTTTTCAAACTTCCTGCTTTTCCATCAGTCACGGAGGAAAGTTGgctcatttgtctttatttcagtAATTTTCATAGTACTTTTAGTGCCAAAAAAGTCAGTGTAGAGAAGCTGTGAAGTGACACGTTTGTTTGTATGTCTCTGTTGTGTGCAGTGGGTGGATCGCATCCATCAGCATGATCGGGTCACACTTGCCTGTGGCTGTGGTTATGATGGTGGTGGCCGGATTTTTCACTGTTAACGCCGTCCTGGCTATCATCCTACTGAAGATggtatgaaaatataaaacttaaATGTCGAACCATGTCACAGTTTGTGACCATTTTAATATTAACCAGTTAAGTATATCATGTGTTTCTGGGTCGGTTACATTTACTACAGATTTTGTAGTAAATTGCTGTTgacacactgtatgtttgtggtGAAATTAAAGATGGTGATGCCTTATaattaattgaattaaaatagGAAGTCAAACATGGAGCAGTGGACATGTTTAAATACATGTATTCACTCTGTGgcttcatattttttattttcac
The Scatophagus argus isolate fScaArg1 chromosome 1, fScaArg1.pri, whole genome shotgun sequence DNA segment above includes these coding regions:
- the scamp2l gene encoding secretory carrier membrane protein 2, like isoform X1; this encodes MSGFDSNPFADPVDVNPFQDASIAQATAGVAENVGEFNPFSVSEMGNSSGKTIPISAASSQPAILQTSVEQSPQAAAAAGQANLIKQQEELERKAAELERKEQELQNRTAGTGSSTGAKENNWPPLPKFLPVKPCFYQDFEEEIPEDYRRICKRMYYLWMFHSATLFLNVLACLAYFTADTQNGVDFGLSILWFVLFTPVSFICWYRPVYKAFRSDSSFSFFFFFFVFFFQVAVYIIQTVGIPKWGNSGWIASISMIGSHLPVAVVMMVVAGFFTVNAVLAIILLKMVHSKYRRTGASFTKAQQEFSQGVLTNRNVQTVAASAATSAAQGAFGRS
- the scamp2l gene encoding secretory carrier membrane protein 2, like isoform X2: MSGFDSNPFADPVDVNPFQDASIAQATAGVAENVGEFNPFSGNSSGKTIPISAASSQPAILQTSVEQSPQAAAAAGQANLIKQQEELERKAAELERKEQELQNRTAGTGSSTGAKENNWPPLPKFLPVKPCFYQDFEEEIPEDYRRICKRMYYLWMFHSATLFLNVLACLAYFTADTQNGVDFGLSILWFVLFTPVSFICWYRPVYKAFRSDSSFSFFFFFFVFFFQVAVYIIQTVGIPKWGNSGWIASISMIGSHLPVAVVMMVVAGFFTVNAVLAIILLKMVHSKYRRTGASFTKAQQEFSQGVLTNRNVQTVAASAATSAAQGAFGRS